From the genome of Sphingomonas sp. HMP6, one region includes:
- a CDS encoding glycoside hydrolase family 16 protein, producing MKKTLFVSGSLFAFVAAAVAAVVLEDASPAPSSAVAVISGAPATAVADASPALPAAVSISARGAVADAAVASAPVGYTLAYADEFNAATLNTDDWYYRIAAPYAGGYVRSQNVSLDGSALNLKFGYEDVNGDGAPDYTGGGIMSRNTFGYGYYEIRAKLFNATTGLHSSFWSMGIRRDISGAGGDPRINQDIDAGLQPEQNQLYEIDGFEHDSPDSMGMGDYKQSTSTTAHRRPYGNGASLGVNFGDWNVYGFEYTTAFTKFYVNGDLKLTIDNTTNGYVYTPQTFWLTALRTANASNTSVLPGYSQFDYFRYYNKPQLGANLVGNGAFDATPVSLFQAWNPPAWIETYDKPASYLVSDDVYNGTRSLIQTAAANFVVTTKQNLKFLPNGTYRLTARVKSSGGQSTAVMRALNYGGTERRFDIPATSAWTLVTLDNIAVTNHQATVAFSSTGTANQWLRVDDVQFVQLN from the coding sequence ATGAAGAAGACGCTGTTCGTATCCGGATCGTTGTTCGCCTTCGTCGCTGCCGCCGTTGCGGCTGTCGTCTTGGAGGACGCGTCGCCTGCACCCTCCAGCGCCGTCGCGGTTATATCCGGCGCGCCCGCTACTGCGGTCGCCGACGCATCGCCTGCGCTCCCCGCAGCTGTGTCCATATCCGCGCGAGGGGCGGTGGCAGATGCGGCGGTGGCGAGCGCGCCGGTGGGCTATACCCTCGCCTATGCCGACGAATTCAACGCCGCGACCTTGAATACAGACGACTGGTACTACCGCATCGCCGCTCCTTATGCGGGCGGCTATGTCCGTTCGCAGAACGTGTCGCTCGACGGATCCGCGCTCAATCTGAAGTTCGGCTACGAGGACGTGAACGGCGATGGTGCGCCCGACTATACAGGTGGCGGCATCATGTCGCGCAACACCTTCGGGTACGGTTATTACGAGATCCGGGCGAAGCTCTTCAACGCCACGACCGGCCTGCACTCTTCCTTCTGGTCGATGGGCATTCGTCGCGATATCAGCGGCGCCGGGGGAGATCCGCGGATCAATCAGGATATCGATGCGGGCCTGCAGCCTGAGCAGAACCAGCTTTACGAGATCGACGGTTTCGAACACGACTCGCCCGACAGCATGGGGATGGGCGACTATAAGCAGTCGACCTCGACCACCGCGCACCGCCGGCCCTACGGCAATGGAGCATCGCTCGGTGTCAATTTCGGCGACTGGAACGTGTACGGGTTTGAATACACCACAGCCTTCACGAAATTCTACGTCAACGGCGACCTGAAGCTCACAATCGACAACACGACCAATGGCTATGTGTATACACCGCAGACCTTCTGGCTCACCGCGCTGCGCACGGCCAACGCCAGCAATACGTCGGTCCTGCCGGGCTATTCGCAATTCGATTATTTCAGATATTATAATAAGCCGCAGCTCGGAGCCAATCTTGTCGGGAACGGCGCTTTCGATGCGACGCCGGTAAGTCTTTTCCAGGCCTGGAACCCTCCGGCATGGATTGAAACCTACGACAAGCCCGCGAGCTATCTCGTGTCCGACGACGTCTACAACGGTACGCGCTCGCTGATCCAAACCGCGGCCGCGAACTTCGTCGTGACGACCAAGCAGAATCTGAAATTTCTTCCCAACGGGACCTACCGCCTGACCGCGCGCGTCAAGAGCTCCGGTGGGCAAAGCACGGCTGTGATGCGGGCGCTCAACTATGGCGGTACGGAACGACGCTTCGACATCCCGGCGACGAGTGCCTGGACGCTGGTGACGCTCGACAATATTGCGGTAACAAACCATCAGGCGACCGTGGCGTTCAGCTCGACCGGGACAGCTAATCAATGGCTCAGGGTCGATGACGTTCAGTTTGTCCAGCTGAACTAA
- the lldD gene encoding FMN-dependent L-lactate dehydrogenase LldD has translation MILSSPLDFREAARRRLPRFLFDYVDGGSNEEVTMRRNRADLEKTVLRQRVLQDVSSVSLEAQLFGQRQAMPVVLGPVGIGGMLAKRGEVQAARAARSAGIPLCLSTVSICDIAEVARDGGAPWFQLYVIRDRGVMRELLARASAAGCGALVFTVDMMVPGIRYRDARSGMSGSHAGLKRMMQVIGRPGWAWDVGLNGRPHTLGNLASVLGRNNGLGDYMGWLGANFDPSITWRDLGWIREQWDGPLIIKGVLDAGDATEARALGADGIVVSNHGGRQLDGAASTASMLPAIAEAVRGELTILADSGVRSGLDVLRMLALGADGVLLGRAWAYALAAAGEAGVSRLLDMIAREMRVGMALTGVTTIAAIDRTILGDHGALHEQD, from the coding sequence ATGATCCTTTCCTCGCCGCTCGATTTCCGGGAGGCCGCACGCCGGCGCCTTCCGCGCTTCCTGTTCGACTATGTCGATGGTGGATCGAACGAAGAAGTGACGATGCGACGCAATCGCGCCGACCTTGAAAAGACGGTGCTGCGCCAGCGTGTGCTGCAGGACGTGTCGAGCGTTTCGCTCGAGGCACAATTATTCGGGCAGCGTCAGGCCATGCCGGTGGTGCTGGGGCCGGTCGGAATCGGCGGCATGCTGGCGAAGCGGGGCGAGGTCCAGGCCGCGCGTGCCGCGCGTTCAGCGGGCATCCCGTTATGCCTGTCCACCGTTTCGATCTGCGATATTGCTGAAGTGGCGCGCGACGGCGGCGCGCCGTGGTTTCAGCTCTATGTGATCCGCGACCGTGGCGTCATGCGCGAGCTTCTCGCGCGGGCTAGCGCTGCGGGCTGCGGCGCGTTGGTCTTCACGGTTGACATGATGGTGCCGGGGATCCGCTACCGCGACGCGCGATCGGGCATGTCGGGCTCCCATGCGGGGCTGAAGCGGATGATGCAGGTGATCGGCCGTCCCGGCTGGGCATGGGATGTCGGGCTTAACGGTCGACCGCACACCCTTGGCAATTTGGCTTCGGTGCTCGGCCGAAACAACGGACTCGGCGATTATATGGGATGGCTGGGCGCGAACTTCGATCCATCGATCACTTGGCGCGACCTTGGCTGGATCCGCGAGCAATGGGATGGACCGTTGATTATCAAGGGGGTGCTCGACGCCGGCGATGCGACCGAAGCCCGCGCCCTCGGCGCGGACGGCATTGTGGTTTCCAATCACGGCGGCCGACAGCTTGACGGCGCGGCGTCGACCGCTTCGATGCTCCCCGCCATCGCCGAGGCGGTGCGCGGGGAGCTGACCATATTGGCGGATTCGGGCGTGCGCAGCGGGCTCGACGTGCTGCGGATGCTTGCGCTCGGCGCGGATGGCGTGCTGCTCGGCCGGGCCTGGGCATATGCACTCGCGGCAGCCGGAGAAGCCGGTGTCAGCCGACTGCTCGACATGATCGCACGGGAGATGAGAGTGGGGATGGCACTGACCGGCGTGACTACAATCGCAGCGATCGACCGTACGATCCTAGGCGATCACGGGGCCTTGCATGAGCAGGATTGA
- a CDS encoding mandelate racemase/muconate lactonizing enzyme family protein has protein sequence MSRIDRVEVLMVDLKPQVMRTDAIQSFVSQETPFVRIYADDGAVGTGYSYTIGTGGHAIVDLIVRHLAPRLIGRDPDAIEAIWRDLFFHTHATAVGAITALALAAIDTALWDLKCIRSARPLHLEAGGAQPSLPLYSTEGGWLHIAAGALVEDALAVKARGFGGAKIKVGRPPKEDVRRLDAVRGAVGDDFEIMVDANQAFAVDEAIRRARLYEPFDLAWFEEPLPAEDMGGHVRLSNATTLPVAVGESIYSLQHFREYLQHGACSLVQVDVARIGGITPWLKVAHLAEPFNVAVCPHFLMELHVALACATPQGRWIEYIPQLESLTSSGMRIEHGRAYPSSAPGLGIEWDFAAIDHLRVDGRTWSIGSGGSPCA, from the coding sequence ATGAGCAGGATTGATCGGGTCGAAGTGCTGATGGTCGATCTAAAACCGCAGGTGATGCGGACCGATGCCATTCAATCCTTTGTATCGCAGGAGACTCCGTTCGTGCGGATCTATGCCGACGATGGCGCGGTCGGCACCGGGTATAGCTATACGATCGGCACCGGCGGCCATGCGATTGTCGATCTGATCGTCCGCCACCTCGCGCCACGCCTGATCGGGCGTGATCCCGATGCGATCGAAGCGATCTGGCGCGACCTGTTCTTTCATACCCACGCAACTGCGGTCGGGGCGATCACGGCACTTGCGCTCGCAGCGATCGACACCGCCTTGTGGGATCTCAAATGCATCCGCAGCGCTCGCCCGCTGCATTTGGAGGCGGGCGGCGCGCAGCCGTCGCTGCCGCTCTATTCCACCGAAGGTGGCTGGCTTCATATCGCGGCCGGCGCGCTCGTCGAGGATGCGCTGGCGGTCAAGGCGCGCGGCTTTGGCGGCGCCAAGATCAAGGTAGGCCGTCCACCGAAGGAAGACGTGCGCCGGCTCGACGCCGTCCGCGGCGCCGTCGGCGACGATTTCGAGATCATGGTCGACGCCAATCAGGCCTTTGCCGTCGACGAGGCAATCCGCCGCGCCCGGCTTTACGAACCGTTCGACCTGGCCTGGTTCGAGGAACCGCTGCCGGCCGAAGACATGGGGGGGCATGTCCGCCTGTCCAACGCGACCACCCTTCCGGTCGCGGTAGGAGAATCGATCTACAGCCTGCAGCATTTCCGCGAGTATCTACAGCATGGCGCATGCTCCCTGGTGCAAGTCGATGTCGCCCGGATCGGGGGGATCACGCCGTGGCTGAAGGTCGCGCATCTCGCCGAGCCGTTCAACGTCGCGGTTTGTCCGCATTTTCTGATGGAGCTTCATGTCGCGCTTGCTTGCGCCACTCCGCAGGGGCGCTGGATCGAATATATCCCGCAGCTTGAATCGTTGACCTCGAGCGGAATGCGGATCGAACATGGCCGCGCCTACCCTTCCTCGGCACCCGGACTCGGCATCGAATGGGACTTCGCAGCGATCGATCATCTACGAGTGGATGGCAGGACCTGGTCGATCGGGTCGGGCGGTTCACCGTGCGCATGA
- a CDS encoding 2-hydroxyacid dehydrogenase — MRPCLLVTRRLPDTVEAHLARVFDVTFNATDVPLEPAALAAAMVQYDAICPTITDRIDAELLATPGRTVGIIANFGAGTDHIDLAAARDRKIVVTNTPDALTDATADVAMLLMLMAMRRAGEGERELRAGRWDGWRPTHMMGQALAGKTLGLVGFGRIAQAMAARAAAFGMTIRYFSRTRAERAIEQKLGAAYDETLEALAGQVDILSLHLPGGAATRHLIDARILSAMKRGSVLINTARGSVVDEAALARALRDGHLAAAGLDVYEQEPKLTPALLKLENIVLLPHLGSATVETPTAMGLQAAANLEAHFAGLVPPNCVA; from the coding sequence ATGAGGCCGTGCCTGCTGGTCACACGGCGCCTGCCGGATACGGTCGAGGCGCACCTCGCGAGAGTGTTCGACGTCACGTTCAACGCGACCGACGTCCCGCTCGAACCCGCTGCGCTAGCCGCGGCGATGGTGCAGTACGACGCGATCTGCCCCACCATCACCGACCGGATTGACGCCGAACTCCTCGCCACACCCGGCCGCACCGTCGGCATCATCGCCAATTTTGGCGCGGGGACCGATCATATCGATCTTGCCGCTGCGCGCGACCGAAAGATCGTTGTGACGAACACACCCGACGCGCTGACCGATGCAACCGCGGACGTTGCGATGCTGCTGATGCTGATGGCAATGCGCCGCGCCGGCGAGGGGGAGCGCGAGCTGCGCGCCGGGCGCTGGGACGGCTGGCGGCCCACGCACATGATGGGCCAGGCGCTGGCTGGCAAGACGCTGGGCCTCGTCGGCTTCGGACGCATTGCGCAAGCGATGGCGGCGCGTGCCGCCGCGTTCGGCATGACCATCCGGTACTTCAGCCGCACACGCGCCGAGCGCGCCATCGAGCAGAAGCTGGGCGCAGCCTATGATGAAACGCTGGAGGCTTTGGCAGGACAGGTCGATATCCTGTCGCTGCACCTCCCGGGGGGCGCGGCGACTCGGCATCTTATCGATGCACGGATTCTGTCGGCAATGAAGCGTGGTTCCGTGCTCATCAACACCGCGCGCGGGAGTGTCGTCGACGAAGCCGCGCTCGCGCGCGCGTTGCGCGACGGTCACCTCGCTGCCGCCGGTCTGGATGTCTACGAGCAGGAGCCGAAGCTGACCCCGGCGTTGCTCAAGCTCGAAAATATCGTTCTCTTGCCGCATCTCGGCAGCGCGACGGTCGAAACGCCCACCGCGATGGGACTGCAGGCGGCGGCCAATCTGGAGGCGCATTTTGCCGGACTCGTACCGCCGAACTGTGTTGCCTAG
- a CDS encoding kinase, whose protein sequence is MLPSSTALIDLLETDLRAVLARHSGPGPLIYGLCGAQGSGKSTVADGLAARIAGVSVLSLDDLYLTKAERSALARRVHPMLATRGVPGTHDIALGLNILSALRNGERTALPRFDKAMDDRALRASWGGASADTRVLLLEGWCVGARAQPATALAAPVNALEYSEDPNGIWRRFVNDALATEYAALFARIDRLVLLAAPGFDVVPDWRIEQEADLGRHHAGPAALMSNTQVTRFVAHFERLTRHILLEMPGRADITIKLATDRSPLSIDRRDAPRPIS, encoded by the coding sequence GTGTTGCCTAGCTCGACCGCGCTGATCGACTTGCTTGAGACAGATCTTCGCGCTGTCCTGGCGCGCCACAGCGGCCCCGGGCCGCTGATCTACGGCCTGTGCGGCGCGCAGGGCAGCGGCAAATCGACCGTCGCCGACGGGCTGGCGGCGCGGATCGCGGGCGTGTCGGTCCTGTCGCTCGACGACCTGTATCTGACGAAGGCCGAACGGTCTGCTTTGGCGCGCCGCGTGCATCCGATGCTCGCGACGCGCGGCGTACCCGGCACGCATGATATTGCCTTGGGCCTCAATATCCTGAGCGCCCTGCGGAACGGAGAGCGCACCGCACTCCCGCGTTTCGACAAGGCCATGGATGATCGTGCGCTGCGGGCATCGTGGGGTGGTGCGTCGGCGGATACCCGCGTGCTTCTGCTCGAGGGATGGTGCGTCGGCGCACGCGCACAGCCCGCCACCGCCCTCGCTGCGCCGGTCAACGCGCTGGAGTATTCCGAGGACCCCAACGGAATTTGGCGGCGCTTCGTCAATGATGCGCTCGCGACCGAATATGCCGCGCTGTTTGCCCGGATCGACCGTCTGGTACTGCTGGCGGCGCCTGGGTTCGACGTGGTGCCTGACTGGCGGATCGAACAGGAGGCGGACCTTGGCCGACACCATGCCGGCCCTGCCGCGCTCATGTCGAATACCCAAGTTACACGGTTCGTGGCGCATTTCGAACGGCTCACGCGCCACATCCTTTTGGAGATGCCGGGGCGGGCAGACATTACGATCAAACTCGCGACGGACCGCTCGCCGCTCAGTATCGACCGCCGGGACGCCCCCCGGCCGATATCATGA
- a CDS encoding mandelate racemase/muconate lactonizing enzyme family protein: MSLDSRIARLDVFAVTIPQDTTYLGSLGPGEQVNSAGYFVRTGNRTIYPATMRSAVVRVTLDSGEEGWGETYGLVAPGVIHALLLDIVQPIIAGRSPFDVQAIWEDLYDLMRVRGYVGGFWLDALAAVDIALWDLMGKLTGLPLHQLLGGKHRDRIPAYVSGLPAPSIPEKVALAKSFVDKGYNAIKIAASVSYDGVEREIAALRDGLGPDIALMLDCHWMYTPAEAIALLDRLAPYNLYFLEAPCKPEDVTGLADIAAHATVPIAAGEEWRTVYDARSRLEARAVSIVQPEMGHTGVTQFMRMAHLTQGHHAKVIPHATIGAGIFAAASLHASAAVLNLPYHEFQHSIFPHSAKLMDGRLECAEGYFALPEGPGLGITPNAVFWENAQRLG; encoded by the coding sequence ATGTCGTTGGACAGCCGTATTGCCAGGTTGGATGTCTTCGCCGTTACCATTCCGCAAGACACGACCTATCTCGGCAGCCTCGGACCGGGCGAGCAGGTCAACAGCGCTGGATATTTCGTTCGTACCGGAAACCGAACGATTTATCCGGCCACGATGCGCTCCGCGGTGGTGCGCGTAACACTCGACTCCGGAGAAGAGGGGTGGGGCGAAACCTATGGACTCGTTGCCCCGGGCGTCATCCACGCGCTGCTTTTGGACATCGTCCAGCCGATCATCGCGGGCCGATCTCCGTTCGACGTGCAGGCGATCTGGGAGGACCTGTACGATCTGATGCGCGTGCGCGGCTATGTCGGCGGCTTCTGGCTCGATGCGCTTGCCGCGGTCGATATCGCACTGTGGGACTTGATGGGCAAACTGACCGGTCTCCCGCTGCACCAGCTGCTCGGCGGGAAGCATCGCGATCGGATTCCTGCCTATGTGTCGGGCCTGCCCGCGCCGTCCATCCCGGAGAAGGTCGCGCTTGCAAAAAGCTTCGTCGACAAAGGATACAACGCGATAAAAATCGCCGCTTCGGTCAGCTACGATGGGGTCGAGCGCGAGATTGCGGCGCTGCGCGATGGGCTCGGGCCCGACATCGCGCTGATGCTCGACTGCCATTGGATGTACACGCCTGCGGAGGCGATCGCGCTGCTCGATCGTCTGGCCCCGTACAATCTGTATTTTCTCGAAGCGCCGTGCAAGCCCGAGGACGTCACCGGCCTCGCCGACATCGCCGCCCACGCCACCGTACCGATCGCGGCCGGCGAGGAGTGGCGGACCGTCTATGACGCCCGCTCGCGCCTTGAGGCCCGCGCCGTGTCGATCGTGCAGCCGGAGATGGGGCATACCGGGGTCACGCAGTTCATGCGGATGGCGCACTTGACGCAAGGGCACCACGCCAAGGTGATCCCGCATGCCACGATCGGCGCGGGCATCTTTGCCGCCGCGAGCTTGCATGCGTCCGCCGCCGTGTTGAACCTGCCCTATCACGAATTCCAGCACAGCATCTTCCCGCATTCAGCCAAGCTGATGGATGGCCGACTGGAATGTGCGGAAGGCTATTTCGCACTGCCCGAAGGCCCGGGGCTCGGCATTACGCCCAACGCCGTATTTTGGGAGAATGCGCAAAGGCTCGGATGA